The Haloplanus salinarum genome includes a region encoding these proteins:
- a CDS encoding Ig-like domain-containing protein: protein MSRASKLRAVTLSVLLVTSAFAGVVAFSGTATAETTSQLEFSGIYNADVVRGANDDTAGDFDNGDYSLVSSSVAQNNGNPADQGVPDDGVFAATAGVHPKFDLADFDSNDSNAWQTTGTGSVTASVTKGQYNTTHVVASAGGAGPSTPAKFKIKLNYTDGSTETSQNFTVPDWFNTSGPSDPGYAVRDGMDRYYSTSYKNANEAGIWGYAVKTNSSKTLQKVTINVTKNDAGSFNFFGGAATTQGSNVIAGAPTANDDTATTDEDTSVTVDVVANDTDPDGDALDVSNITNGPSHGTAQITGESNDKIQFDPGDDATANISITYEVSDGNGGADTATLNVTVDPVNDAPTASDDSATTDEDASVTVDVVTNDSDVDGDALDVSAITNGPSHGTARITGPNNDKIQFDPGDDATANVSITYEVSDGNGGTDTATLNVTVAPVNDAPTANDDTATTDENSLLTVDDGDGADLLELSTDVEGDSLSLGAVDGESFASGSMVTLDSGATVTVDSDGSWVYDPNGQFGSLGAGQTATDSFTYTVDDGNGGTDQGTITVTLTGVVERSTRDDVGRSVLVGEDSVSQTVHAGPVKEVGVTFGSATTGSVTVDPVGSFPSVAPEPDGRVLGAVDIRPPGDVASDGGSLRITVARSTVDAMGGTPERLRIVRYDGDGLRVLETTVARADDRVVVLTAETPGFSVFGVVVLDRPTAAPTATPTPTPTATPTGTPVVTRTPPPTASTSTTDAGGRTATTGIGPGFGGIGAVAALLAVGLLARRGD from the coding sequence ATGTCGAGGGCGTCGAAACTGCGCGCAGTTACCCTGTCGGTGCTGCTGGTCACGTCGGCGTTCGCCGGCGTTGTCGCGTTCTCGGGGACGGCTACGGCCGAGACGACGTCCCAACTCGAGTTCTCGGGTATCTACAACGCCGACGTCGTGCGCGGGGCGAACGACGATACGGCCGGCGATTTCGACAACGGCGACTACTCGCTCGTCTCGTCGTCGGTGGCACAGAACAACGGTAATCCCGCCGACCAAGGCGTTCCGGACGACGGCGTGTTCGCCGCAACGGCGGGTGTCCACCCGAAGTTCGACCTCGCCGACTTCGACTCCAACGACAGCAACGCGTGGCAGACCACCGGGACGGGGAGCGTGACGGCGTCGGTCACCAAGGGCCAGTACAACACCACCCACGTCGTCGCGTCGGCCGGGGGTGCCGGGCCGAGCACGCCGGCGAAGTTCAAGATCAAACTCAACTACACCGACGGATCGACCGAGACATCACAGAATTTCACCGTCCCCGACTGGTTCAATACCTCGGGACCGAGCGACCCCGGCTACGCGGTTCGGGACGGGATGGATCGATACTACAGTACTAGTTACAAAAACGCCAACGAAGCCGGAATCTGGGGCTACGCCGTAAAGACGAACTCGAGCAAGACGCTCCAGAAGGTCACGATCAACGTGACCAAGAACGATGCCGGTTCGTTCAACTTCTTCGGCGGCGCGGCGACCACACAGGGGAGTAACGTGATCGCCGGTGCCCCGACTGCGAACGACGACACCGCCACCACCGACGAGGACACGAGTGTCACCGTCGACGTCGTCGCCAACGACACCGACCCGGACGGCGACGCCCTCGACGTGAGTAACATCACGAACGGTCCAAGCCACGGCACGGCCCAGATCACGGGCGAGAGCAACGACAAGATCCAGTTCGACCCCGGTGACGACGCGACCGCTAATATCAGTATCACCTACGAAGTGAGCGACGGTAACGGGGGCGCCGACACGGCGACCCTGAACGTCACCGTCGATCCGGTCAACGACGCACCCACCGCGAGCGACGATTCCGCGACGACCGACGAGGACGCGAGTGTCACTGTCGATGTCGTCACCAACGACAGTGACGTCGACGGCGACGCCCTCGACGTGAGCGCCATCACGAACGGTCCGAGTCACGGCACGGCCCGGATCACGGGTCCGAACAACGACAAGATCCAGTTCGACCCCGGCGACGACGCGACCGCCAATGTCAGTATCACCTACGAAGTGAGCGACGGCAACGGCGGCACCGACACGGCGACCCTGAACGTCACCGTCGCTCCGGTCAACGACGCGCCCACGGCCAACGACGACACCGCCACCACCGACGAGAACAGCCTACTCACGGTCGACGACGGGGACGGTGCCGATCTGCTGGAATTGTCCACCGACGTCGAGGGAGACTCGCTCTCGCTCGGCGCGGTCGACGGGGAGAGCTTCGCCTCGGGAAGCATGGTCACCCTCGACAGCGGGGCGACGGTCACCGTCGACAGCGACGGCAGTTGGGTCTACGATCCCAACGGCCAGTTCGGGAGCCTCGGCGCCGGTCAGACGGCCACGGACAGTTTCACCTACACCGTCGACGACGGAAACGGTGGCACTGACCAGGGCACGATCACCGTCACCCTCACCGGGGTCGTCGAGCGAAGCACCCGCGACGACGTCGGCCGATCGGTTCTCGTCGGGGAGGATTCGGTGTCTCAGACCGTCCACGCCGGTCCAGTCAAGGAGGTCGGAGTGACGTTCGGGTCGGCGACGACGGGGTCGGTCACCGTCGACCCGGTCGGGTCGTTCCCGAGCGTGGCGCCGGAACCGGACGGACGGGTCCTCGGCGCCGTCGATATCAGGCCACCGGGCGACGTAGCGTCCGACGGCGGGTCGCTCAGGATCACCGTAGCCCGGTCGACGGTCGACGCGATGGGCGGGACGCCGGAGCGTCTCCGGATCGTCCGTTACGACGGTGACGGGCTTCGGGTCTTGGAGACGACCGTCGCGCGGGCCGACGACCGGGTGGTCGTCCTGACGGCCGAGACACCAGGGTTCTCCGTGTTCGGCGTCGTCGTGCTCGACCGACCGACGGCGGCCCCGACCGCGACGCCGACGCCGACGCCGACCGCGACACCTACGGGGACGCCGGTCGTGACACGCACGCCGCCCCCGACGGCGTCCACGTCGACGACGGACGCCGGCGGACGGACGGCGACGACCGGGATCGGCCCCGGATTCGGGGGTATCGGCGCGGTGGCCGCGTTGCTGGCGGTCGGGCTGCTGGCCCGCCGGGGCGACTGA
- a CDS encoding cysteine hydrolase family protein: MPYDPDTTAVVVVDMQNGFCHPDGSLYAPPSEAAVGEVASLVDRAHEAGARVVYTRDVHPPEQFDGTHYYDEFDRWGEHVLEGSWEARLVDELDVRPADHVVEKHTYDAFHDTELDGWLSARGIDDLLICGTLANVCVLHTAGSAGLRDYRPVLVTDAIGYIEETDHEYAVDHADWLFGETTTVDAVDFLPTC, encoded by the coding sequence ATGCCGTACGATCCCGACACAACGGCAGTCGTCGTCGTCGACATGCAGAACGGCTTCTGTCACCCCGACGGGAGCCTCTATGCCCCCCCGAGCGAGGCGGCGGTCGGCGAGGTGGCGTCGCTGGTCGATCGGGCCCACGAAGCGGGCGCACGCGTCGTCTACACGCGCGACGTCCACCCGCCCGAGCAGTTCGACGGGACCCACTACTACGACGAGTTCGACCGCTGGGGCGAACACGTCCTCGAAGGCTCGTGGGAGGCCCGCCTCGTCGACGAACTCGACGTCCGCCCCGCCGACCACGTCGTCGAGAAACACACCTACGACGCGTTCCACGACACCGAACTCGACGGCTGGCTCTCGGCCAGAGGGATCGACGACCTGCTCATCTGTGGCACCCTCGCCAACGTCTGTGTCCTCCACACCGCCGGGAGCGCGGGGCTGCGGGACTACCGACCCGTCCTCGTCACCGACGCCATCGGCTACATCGAGGAGACCGACCACGAGTACGCCGTCGACCACGCCGACTGGCTGTTCGGCGAGACGACGACCGTCGACGCCGTCGACTTTCTCCCCACCTGCTGA
- a CDS encoding CopG family ribbon-helix-helix protein, with amino-acid sequence MTVVSVSMPEELVERIDAFADEHGYTGRSEVVRDASRSLLGEFEDKRLENRDLMAVVTVIFDYETTSVEERMMGLRHDYEGLVAANFHSHVGSHYCMELFVLEGRLEPISTFVGKIRATQDTLSVDYSVMPVDEFGPAVPSE; translated from the coding sequence ATGACGGTGGTCAGCGTCTCGATGCCCGAGGAACTGGTAGAGCGGATCGACGCCTTCGCGGACGAACACGGCTACACCGGCCGGAGCGAGGTCGTCCGCGACGCCTCCCGATCCCTCCTCGGCGAGTTCGAGGACAAGCGACTGGAGAACCGCGACCTCATGGCGGTCGTGACGGTCATCTTCGACTACGAGACCACGAGCGTCGAGGAGCGAATGATGGGGCTCCGTCACGACTACGAGGGGTTGGTCGCCGCCAACTTCCACAGCCACGTCGGCTCCCACTACTGCATGGAGCTGTTCGTCCTCGAAGGGCGGCTGGAACCCATCTCCACGTTCGTCGGCAAGATCCGGGCGACCCAGGACACCCTCAGCGTCGACTACTCGGTGATGCCGGTCGACGAGTTCGGGCCCGCGGTGCCGTCCGAGTGA
- a CDS encoding halocyanin domain-containing protein: MHDPSDWSRREFVTVSLLGTGALAGCTARGQSTGATSGAGHDHDDCGCLDDWLADANGYEGAVERYAPDADPTVTVGDGRGAGHGHDAFGPAAVRVVPGTTVTWEWSGRGDPANVVAADGAFDSGAPVGSHGTTFAHRFEERGVYRYVSEPSRDAGMIGVVVVADPPSSDYPAVDDWLAGVNIYDGTVVDWRDYSSPLVTVGSAEGESDFTFSPPAARVSPGTTVRWVWTGGPHQIRFEDADIGTEVYTEPGVRFEHTFEEPGTYRYACAPHHSLGARGAIVVESEAESG, from the coding sequence ATGCACGATCCGTCCGATTGGTCCCGGCGCGAGTTCGTGACCGTCTCCCTCCTCGGCACCGGCGCGTTGGCCGGCTGCACGGCACGAGGGCAATCGACCGGCGCGACGTCCGGCGCCGGTCACGATCACGACGACTGCGGCTGTCTCGACGACTGGTTGGCCGACGCGAACGGTTACGAGGGGGCAGTCGAGCGGTACGCCCCCGACGCCGACCCGACGGTGACCGTCGGCGACGGCCGCGGGGCGGGCCACGGCCACGACGCGTTCGGGCCCGCCGCCGTCCGCGTCGTCCCCGGCACGACCGTCACGTGGGAGTGGAGCGGTCGCGGCGACCCCGCGAACGTCGTCGCCGCCGACGGGGCGTTCGATAGCGGTGCCCCCGTCGGATCCCACGGGACGACGTTCGCCCACCGGTTCGAGGAGCGTGGGGTCTATCGCTACGTCTCGGAGCCGAGCCGCGACGCCGGCATGATCGGCGTCGTCGTCGTGGCCGACCCCCCGTCGAGCGACTATCCGGCCGTCGACGACTGGCTGGCCGGGGTGAACATCTACGACGGGACGGTCGTCGACTGGCGGGACTACTCGTCGCCACTCGTCACCGTCGGTTCGGCGGAGGGGGAGAGCGACTTCACGTTCTCGCCCCCGGCGGCCCGGGTGTCGCCCGGGACGACCGTCCGCTGGGTGTGGACGGGGGGACCCCACCAGATCCGCTTCGAGGACGCCGACATCGGGACGGAGGTGTACACCGAGCCGGGTGTCCGGTTCGAACACACGTTCGAGGAGCCGGGGACCTACCGCTACGCCTGCGCGCCGCACCACTCGCTCGGCGCGAGGGGTGCCATCGTCGTCGAGTCGGAGGCGGAGTCCGGCTGA
- a CDS encoding alanyl-tRNA editing protein, which translates to MTDLRYLPAADGVTEFEATVTETTDDYVVLDGTYFYPGGGGQPPDRGELSWDRGRATVVDAEKNHGDVRHHVADVEGSLPEPGATVTGRIDAGRRDRLRRTHTAQHVVSRVVLDEYGAATVGNSVSVDGARIDFEPADFDDEDLATVERLTNRILDRNLPVEKVERPRAAVEDAVPEGRTQLDSIPESVDPLRVVAIGDFDLCPCGGTHVDRLGEVGAVRLTNRVSKGADVERIEYVLEP; encoded by the coding sequence GTGACCGACCTCCGCTATCTGCCCGCCGCCGACGGCGTCACCGAGTTCGAGGCGACCGTGACCGAAACGACCGACGACTACGTCGTCCTCGACGGGACGTACTTCTACCCGGGTGGCGGCGGCCAGCCCCCGGACCGGGGCGAACTGTCGTGGGACCGCGGCCGGGCGACCGTCGTCGACGCCGAGAAGAACCACGGCGACGTGCGCCATCACGTCGCCGACGTCGAGGGGTCGCTCCCCGAACCGGGTGCGACGGTCACCGGTCGGATCGACGCCGGCCGGCGCGACCGACTCCGCCGGACCCACACCGCCCAACACGTCGTCTCGCGGGTCGTCCTCGACGAGTACGGGGCGGCGACGGTGGGCAACAGCGTCTCGGTCGACGGTGCCCGGATCGATTTCGAACCCGCCGACTTCGACGACGAGGACCTGGCGACAGTCGAGCGCCTGACCAACCGGATTCTCGACCGGAACCTCCCCGTCGAGAAGGTCGAGCGCCCCCGTGCGGCCGTCGAGGACGCGGTGCCGGAGGGGCGGACCCAACTCGACTCCATCCCCGAGAGCGTCGATCCACTCCGGGTCGTCGCCATCGGCGACTTCGACCTGTGTCCCTGCGGGGGGACCCACGTCGACCGGCTGGGCGAGGTGGGGGCCGTCCGGCTCACGAACCGCGTCTCGAAGGGGGCTGACGTCGAGCGGATCGAGTACGTCCTCGAACCCTGA
- a CDS encoding class I SAM-dependent methyltransferase, producing the protein MARDLRERIADQFSYRGERADVWRGFDHLLDTEAFLNLGYSPWYLPHAVGSSQARLADRLGDRLAAALPATDGVRLLDLGCGRGGPAVRLAERFGFDVIGVDLVPYNVRRAAETARSAGVDPAFVVGDATRLPVVAEAVPACVAADSIVYVPDTAAVFAELRRVLEPGGVVVCSDLVAAPDVDDAARRAVDAFADAWDMPPLLAADAYERVVADHLTVRSVEDVTAHSVGRFRTWTALYLRLADALGGRPLAAVLRRLDLDPAAVTERIRRAHDALPHLRHVVVVAER; encoded by the coding sequence ATGGCCCGAGACCTCCGGGAGCGGATCGCCGACCAGTTCTCCTACCGCGGCGAGCGCGCCGACGTCTGGCGGGGGTTCGACCACCTGCTCGACACCGAGGCCTTCCTCAACCTCGGCTACTCGCCGTGGTATCTCCCCCACGCCGTCGGGTCGAGCCAGGCGCGGCTCGCCGACCGCCTCGGCGACCGACTCGCGGCCGCGCTCCCCGCGACCGACGGCGTCCGCCTCCTCGACCTCGGCTGTGGACGGGGCGGCCCCGCCGTCCGCCTCGCCGAACGCTTCGGCTTCGACGTGATCGGGGTCGACCTCGTCCCCTACAACGTCCGCCGGGCCGCCGAGACGGCCCGGTCGGCCGGCGTCGATCCGGCGTTCGTCGTCGGCGACGCGACCCGTCTCCCGGTCGTCGCCGAGGCGGTCCCCGCCTGCGTCGCGGCCGACTCGATCGTCTACGTCCCCGACACCGCGGCCGTCTTCGCCGAACTACGGCGCGTCCTCGAACCCGGCGGCGTCGTCGTCTGTTCGGACCTCGTGGCGGCCCCGGACGTCGACGACGCCGCCCGCCGCGCGGTCGACGCCTTCGCCGACGCGTGGGACATGCCGCCGCTTCTCGCGGCCGACGCCTACGAGCGCGTCGTCGCGGACCACCTCACCGTCCGTTCCGTCGAGGACGTCACCGCCCACAGCGTCGGCCGGTTCCGGACCTGGACCGCGCTGTACCTGCGGCTGGCGGACGCGCTGGGCGGGCGGCCCCTCGCCGCCGTCCTCCGGCGTCTGGACCTCGATCCCGCGGCCGTCACCGAACGGATCCGCCGGGCCCACGATGCCCTCCCGCATCTCCGGCACGTGGTCGTCGTCGCGGAGCGGTAG
- a CDS encoding MBL fold metallo-hydrolase, with protein MDIRFLGGAREVGRSAVLVNDRLLLDFGMLTGNPPQFPVETPSPGAVVVSHGHLDHVGTVPSLLSGDDRPPVHWTPPTYELALTLARDTLKLHGGSYRCPFTENDLKRVTEVSEPHGYRETFAAAGHEVTLYDAGHIPGSAHVLVDDGDTRLLYTGDFHTDDQRLVSGTTARPDADVVLCESTYADVEHEAREDVEQRFARSVERTLWEGGTVVVPAFAIGRTQEMMLVCEAYDIPCYVDGMGKGVTEMLRGYPEFVRDADALRRAASHARFVTGRDGQRKRITDQKAAIITTSGMLSGGPAMTYIPEIRANPTNKVTMTGYQVEGTPGRDLVETGSAKIDGRVMPVSAQVEQYDFSAHADRTGLREFLESYRDTRVLVNHGDRCVAFAAELAADGFEATAPAVGDEFTV; from the coding sequence ATGGACATCCGGTTTCTCGGCGGGGCTCGCGAGGTCGGTCGGAGCGCCGTCCTCGTGAACGACCGCCTCCTGCTGGATTTCGGGATGCTGACCGGGAACCCGCCCCAGTTCCCGGTGGAGACCCCGTCCCCCGGGGCGGTCGTCGTCAGCCACGGCCACCTCGACCACGTCGGGACGGTCCCGTCGCTGCTCTCCGGTGACGACCGACCGCCCGTCCACTGGACGCCGCCGACGTACGAACTCGCGCTCACCCTCGCTCGTGACACGCTCAAGCTCCACGGCGGGTCGTACCGGTGTCCGTTCACGGAGAACGACCTCAAACGCGTCACCGAGGTCTCGGAGCCACACGGGTACCGTGAGACGTTCGCGGCGGCCGGCCACGAGGTGACGCTCTACGACGCCGGGCACATCCCCGGCAGCGCGCACGTCCTCGTGGACGACGGCGACACCCGGCTCCTCTATACGGGCGATTTCCACACCGACGACCAGCGGCTCGTCTCGGGGACGACCGCGCGGCCCGACGCGGACGTGGTGCTCTGCGAGAGCACGTACGCCGACGTCGAACACGAGGCCCGGGAAGACGTCGAGCAGCGGTTCGCGCGGAGCGTCGAGCGGACGCTGTGGGAGGGCGGTACGGTCGTCGTTCCGGCGTTCGCGATCGGACGCACCCAGGAGATGATGCTCGTCTGCGAGGCGTACGACATCCCCTGTTACGTCGACGGGATGGGGAAAGGCGTCACCGAGATGCTTCGGGGGTATCCCGAGTTCGTCCGCGACGCCGACGCGCTCCGGCGGGCGGCGTCCCACGCCCGGTTCGTCACCGGGCGCGACGGACAGCGCAAGCGCATCACCGACCAGAAGGCGGCGATCATCACCACCAGCGGGATGCTCTCCGGCGGCCCCGCCATGACCTACATCCCCGAGATCCGGGCCAACCCGACCAACAAGGTCACGATGACCGGCTATCAGGTCGAGGGGACCCCCGGGCGGGACCTCGTGGAGACGGGGAGCGCCAAAATCGACGGCCGCGTGATGCCCGTCAGCGCGCAGGTCGAACAGTACGATTTCTCCGCCCACGCCGACCGGACCGGCCTCCGCGAGTTCCTCGAGTCGTACCGGGACACGCGCGTGTTGGTGAACCACGGCGACCGCTGTGTGGCGTTCGCGGCGGAACTCGCCGCCGACGGCTTCGAGGCGACGGCGCCCGCGGTCGGCGACGAGTTCACCGTCTGA
- a CDS encoding MarR family transcriptional regulator, with translation MEESADREAGVLQSKRAATRYQILVGIAERQPAVSQREIADDIGITAQAVSDYLQGLIEEGYVRSPGRGRYEVTKEGVDWLIGRTDELREFVGHVAEDVIGQVEIETALATAPIMEGEAVSLSMRGGVLRATPGATGSTTAVAVTSADPGRDVGVTDFEGVLDYDLGRVTAVSIPRVQDGGSAAVETATFAGHAADADLVATAGTEAYAAAQAADLDPDVRFGTPEAVGEAAARGLDILLLAVADELSTHLDRLRDGNINYRVVDTAE, from the coding sequence ATGGAAGAGAGCGCCGACCGCGAGGCTGGCGTCCTGCAGAGCAAGCGTGCCGCGACCCGGTATCAGATCCTAGTCGGCATCGCGGAGCGACAGCCGGCCGTCAGCCAGCGGGAGATCGCGGACGACATTGGTATCACCGCACAGGCGGTAAGCGACTACCTCCAAGGGCTCATCGAGGAGGGATACGTCCGGAGCCCCGGGCGCGGGCGGTACGAGGTGACCAAGGAAGGCGTCGACTGGCTCATCGGGCGGACGGACGAACTCCGGGAGTTCGTCGGCCACGTCGCCGAGGACGTGATCGGCCAGGTCGAGATCGAAACCGCACTCGCCACCGCGCCGATCATGGAAGGCGAAGCGGTCTCGCTGTCGATGCGCGGCGGCGTCCTCCGGGCGACGCCCGGCGCGACGGGAAGCACAACCGCGGTTGCCGTCACGAGCGCCGATCCGGGGCGTGACGTGGGCGTCACCGACTTCGAGGGCGTCCTCGACTACGACCTCGGGCGGGTGACCGCCGTCTCGATCCCCCGGGTGCAGGACGGCGGGAGCGCGGCGGTGGAGACGGCGACGTTCGCCGGCCACGCGGCCGACGCGGACCTGGTCGCGACGGCGGGCACCGAGGCGTACGCGGCGGCGCAGGCGGCCGACCTCGATCCCGACGTGCGCTTCGGGACGCCGGAGGCCGTCGGGGAGGCCGCCGCCCGGGGGCTCGACATTCTGTTGCTCGCCGTCGCGGACGAACTCTCGACGCACCTGGATCGCCTCCGGGACGGCAACATCAACTACCGGGTCGTTGACACGGCGGAGTGA
- a CDS encoding matrixin family metalloprotease: MTARTLVVVGLLVLAGCTTPLDPEATTATPTPTPVAADGSTTRPAESATPTGSAATANPDGNPWGVDPVVIAVRNEGERDRAFAPRVREAAAFWEANGEQYLGFPVQYEVRPDAADPDLVIAFTDTLPDCGGVADAVGCAPRITDSRMIDRPETVWVKTGLSNDSTTLVTEHELGHTLGLGHDDEPQSVMQARSVIYTEPQPNATERAFPWADGDFTVRVDRENASDPDGVDRQVGHALSYYESGAPGMPDNLSFERTEAPNATVRVRFGATRTCGASSGSCVNTYGTDPDGDGAIETYKRVEIRLVDLDTDAVGWHVGYWLAHVFGAEADGEKPPPFRDASYRERRSEWWR; the protein is encoded by the coding sequence ATGACGGCGCGGACGCTCGTGGTCGTCGGGCTGCTCGTCCTCGCGGGGTGTACGACGCCGCTCGATCCGGAGGCGACGACGGCGACGCCGACGCCGACCCCCGTGGCGGCCGACGGATCGACGACGCGGCCGGCGGAGTCGGCCACGCCGACGGGGTCGGCGGCGACGGCGAATCCGGACGGGAACCCGTGGGGGGTCGACCCCGTCGTGATCGCCGTCCGCAACGAGGGCGAGCGCGACCGGGCGTTCGCGCCGCGGGTGCGCGAGGCGGCGGCGTTCTGGGAGGCGAACGGCGAGCAGTACCTCGGCTTCCCGGTGCAGTACGAGGTGCGGCCCGACGCCGCGGATCCGGACCTCGTGATCGCGTTCACCGACACGCTGCCGGACTGTGGGGGCGTTGCGGACGCGGTCGGGTGTGCCCCACGGATCACCGACTCCCGGATGATCGACCGCCCGGAGACGGTGTGGGTGAAGACGGGGCTGTCGAACGACTCGACGACGCTCGTCACCGAACACGAACTCGGACACACGCTCGGACTGGGGCACGACGACGAGCCGCAGTCGGTGATGCAGGCGCGGTCGGTCATCTACACCGAACCGCAGCCGAACGCGACGGAGCGGGCGTTCCCTTGGGCCGACGGCGACTTCACCGTCCGGGTCGACCGGGAGAACGCCTCGGACCCGGACGGCGTCGACCGGCAGGTCGGGCACGCGCTGTCCTACTACGAGTCGGGCGCGCCGGGGATGCCGGACAACCTCTCTTTCGAGCGGACCGAGGCGCCGAACGCGACGGTCCGCGTCCGGTTCGGCGCGACGCGGACCTGCGGGGCCTCGAGTGGCTCGTGTGTCAACACGTACGGCACCGATCCGGACGGCGACGGCGCCATCGAGACGTACAAGCGGGTCGAAATCCGGCTGGTCGACCTCGACACCGACGCGGTGGGGTGGCACGTCGGCTACTGGCTGGCACACGTCTTCGGCGCCGAGGCCGACGGGGAGAAACCCCCGCCGTTCCGGGACGCGAGCTACCGCGAGCGACGAAGCGAATGGTGGCGGTAG